One segment of Pseudomonas pohangensis DNA contains the following:
- a CDS encoding aspartate aminotransferase family protein, whose protein sequence is MSVQHDPVQRADFDQYMVPNYAPAGFVPVRGKGSRVWDQSGRELIDFAGGIAVNVLGHCHPALVAALTEQANTLWHISNVFTNEPALRLAKKLVDATFAERVFFCNSGAEANEAAFKLARRVAHDRFGPEKCEIIAAVNSFHGRTLFTVSVGGQAKYSDGFGPKIQGISHVPYNDLAALQAAISDKTCAVVLEPVQGESGVVPADQAYLEGARKLCDAHNALLVFDEVQCGMGRSGELFAYMHYGVTPDILSSAKSLGGGFPIGAMLTTSDLAKHLAVGTHGTTYGGNPLACAVGEAVLDTINTPEVRAGVQDKHARFKTRLQAIGQQYGLFSEVRGLGLLIGAVLADAWKGKAKAVLDAAAEEGVMVLQASPDVVRFAPSLVVEELDINEGLDRFERAVARLAQA, encoded by the coding sequence ATGTCCGTTCAGCACGATCCGGTTCAACGCGCCGATTTCGATCAGTACATGGTGCCCAATTATGCCCCCGCAGGTTTTGTCCCGGTGCGCGGCAAAGGCTCACGGGTGTGGGATCAAAGCGGCAGGGAGTTGATCGACTTTGCCGGTGGCATCGCGGTGAATGTGCTGGGTCATTGTCATCCGGCACTGGTGGCCGCACTGACCGAACAGGCCAATACCCTGTGGCATATCTCCAACGTGTTCACCAATGAACCGGCACTGCGCCTGGCGAAGAAGCTGGTCGATGCGACCTTTGCCGAGCGGGTATTTTTCTGCAACTCCGGTGCCGAGGCCAACGAGGCAGCCTTCAAGCTGGCGCGGCGTGTCGCCCATGACCGTTTCGGCCCGGAGAAGTGCGAAATCATCGCGGCGGTAAACAGCTTTCACGGACGCACCCTGTTTACTGTGAGCGTCGGTGGTCAGGCCAAGTACTCCGATGGTTTCGGGCCGAAGATTCAAGGCATCAGCCATGTGCCCTACAACGATCTGGCCGCGCTGCAGGCAGCTATTTCCGACAAGACCTGTGCCGTGGTGCTTGAGCCGGTGCAGGGCGAAAGTGGTGTCGTGCCGGCCGACCAGGCGTATCTGGAAGGCGCCCGCAAGTTGTGCGATGCGCACAATGCCTTGCTGGTGTTTGACGAAGTGCAATGCGGCATGGGCCGCAGCGGCGAACTGTTTGCCTACATGCATTACGGGGTGACGCCGGACATCCTCTCCAGCGCCAAGAGCCTCGGCGGCGGTTTTCCGATTGGCGCCATGCTCACCACCAGCGACCTGGCCAAGCATCTGGCGGTCGGAACCCACGGCACTACTTACGGCGGCAACCCGCTGGCCTGTGCGGTAGGCGAAGCCGTGCTGGATACCATCAATACCCCCGAGGTGCGTGCCGGAGTGCAGGACAAGCATGCCCGGTTCAAAACCCGGCTGCAGGCGATCGGTCAGCAGTATGGCTTGTTCAGTGAAGTGCGCGGGCTCGGTCTGCTGATCGGTGCCGTGCTGGCTGATGCCTGGAAAGGCAAGGCCAAGGCCGTGCTGGATGCCGCTGCAGAGGAGGGTGTCATGGTGCTGCAGGCCAGTCCGGACGTGGTGCGTTTCGCGCCCAGCCTGGTGGTCGAAGAGCTGGATATCAATGAAGGTCTGGACCGCTTCGAGCGCGCTGTGGCGCGTCTGGCCCAGGCCTGA
- the aruF gene encoding arginine/ornithine succinyltransferase subunit alpha: MLVMRPAQLSDLPEVQRLAMNSPVGVTSLPDDIESLRDKISASESSFSAEVSFNGEESYFFVLEDSTTGKLLGCSGIAASAGYSEPFYSFRNETFVHASRALGIHNKIHVLSLCHDLTGKSLLTSFYIDHELQDSDCAELNSRSRLLFMASHPERFADAVVVEIVGYSDEHSESPFWDAVGRNFFDMSYVEAERISGLKSRTFLAELMPHYPIYVPLLPDSAQEAMGQVHPSVQVTFDILMREGFETDNYIDIFDGGPSLYARTSGIRSIAQSRLAPVRITEPARGGRPYLLSNGQLQDFRAVLAELDWVPGKPVGITAEVAEALGVGEGASVRLVAV; the protein is encoded by the coding sequence ATGCTGGTGATGCGCCCTGCGCAACTATCCGATCTGCCTGAAGTGCAACGGCTGGCGATGAACAGTCCGGTTGGTGTGACTTCGCTGCCGGATGATATCGAAAGCCTGCGCGACAAGATAAGCGCTTCGGAATCCTCGTTTTCCGCAGAAGTCAGCTTCAACGGTGAAGAAAGCTACTTCTTCGTGCTGGAGGACAGCACTACGGGCAAGCTGCTCGGCTGCTCGGGTATCGCCGCTTCGGCCGGTTACTCCGAGCCCTTTTACAGTTTTCGCAATGAAACCTTCGTGCATGCCTCGCGCGCCCTGGGCATTCACAACAAGATCCATGTGCTGTCGCTGTGTCACGACCTGACCGGCAAGAGTCTGCTGACCAGCTTCTACATCGACCACGAGTTGCAGGACAGTGATTGTGCCGAGCTGAATTCGCGCTCGCGTTTGCTGTTCATGGCCAGCCATCCGGAGCGCTTTGCCGATGCGGTGGTGGTCGAGATTGTCGGCTACAGCGACGAGCACTCCGAATCGCCTTTCTGGGATGCCGTGGGGCGCAATTTTTTTGATATGAGCTATGTCGAGGCGGAGCGTATTTCCGGGCTGAAGAGTCGCACCTTTCTGGCCGAGCTGATGCCGCACTATCCGATCTATGTGCCGCTGCTACCGGATTCGGCGCAGGAGGCAATGGGTCAGGTACACCCCAGTGTGCAGGTGACCTTCGATATCCTCATGCGTGAAGGCTTCGAGACCGATAACTACATCGATATTTTCGATGGAGGTCCCAGTCTGTACGCGCGCACTTCCGGTATTCGCTCGATTGCCCAGAGCCGTCTGGCGCCGGTGCGGATTACCGAACCCGCCAGAGGTGGCCGCCCTTATCTGCTGAGCAATGGCCAGCTGCAGGATTTTCGTGCGGTGCTGGCCGAGCTGGACTGGGTACCCGGCAAGCCGGTGGGCATCACCGCCGAAGTGGCCGAAGCACTGGGTGTGGGTGAGGGCGCCAGTGTGCGTCTGGTTGCGGTTTAG
- a CDS encoding lipopolysaccharide assembly protein LapA domain-containing protein has protein sequence MLWLKRLLLLLILLVVAVVSVVFVLENQTPVQLGFAGSLSPQWPVAAYLTLAFIAGGLLGLLAGQVLRMRLHLKVARTTSQLKRSQQKLEQASANLPDN, from the coding sequence ATGCTTTGGCTCAAGCGCCTGTTGCTCTTGCTCATTCTGCTGGTGGTGGCAGTCGTCAGTGTCGTCTTCGTGCTGGAAAACCAGACACCGGTGCAGCTCGGTTTTGCCGGCAGCCTTTCACCGCAATGGCCCGTTGCGGCTTACCTGACTCTGGCTTTCATTGCCGGTGGACTGCTGGGTCTGCTCGCCGGTCAGGTCTTGCGCATGCGCCTGCACCTGAAGGTGGCACGCACGACATCCCAGCTCAAACGTTCGCAGCAAAAACTGGAACAGGCATCCGCCAACCTGCCTGACAATTAA
- the astD gene encoding succinylglutamate-semialdehyde dehydrogenase, which yields MMTTHYIAGQWLAGQGEPLQSLNPFSQEVIWSGCAATAAQVDSAVQAARKAFPDWARQSLEQRISILERFAATLKSRADELAGLIGEETGKPLWESATEVTSMVNKVAIAVQSYHERTGVKSAPLADATAVLRHKPHGVVAVFGPYNFPGHLPNGHIVPALLAGNCVLFKPSELTPKVAEFTVKCWIEAGLPAGVLNLLQGARETGVALAANAGIDGLFFTGSSGTGNQLHQQFGGRPEKILALEMGGNNPLLVEQVEDVEAAVYTIIQSAFISAGQRCTCARRLLVPQGAWGDALLVRLVAVASAIKVGAYDAQPAPFMGTLISLPAVRQLLKAQQQLQASGASVLLEMTQPLASAALLTPGIIDVTAVAGRNDEEFFGPLLQVIRYADFAAGMAEANNTRFGLAAGLLSDSPERYQQFLLESRAGIVNWNKQLTGAASSAPFGGIGASGNHRASAYYAADYCAYPVASLETEKLSLPATLTPGVSL from the coding sequence CTGATGACTACCCATTACATTGCCGGCCAGTGGCTGGCCGGTCAGGGCGAACCGTTGCAGTCGCTCAACCCTTTTTCGCAAGAGGTGATCTGGAGCGGTTGCGCGGCGACTGCTGCGCAGGTCGACAGTGCGGTGCAGGCTGCACGCAAGGCCTTCCCGGACTGGGCCAGGCAATCGCTGGAGCAGCGCATCAGCATCCTCGAGCGTTTTGCCGCAACCCTCAAGAGTCGTGCCGATGAACTGGCCGGGCTGATCGGCGAAGAGACCGGCAAGCCGCTGTGGGAGTCGGCTACCGAAGTCACCAGCATGGTCAACAAGGTGGCCATAGCGGTCCAGAGTTATCACGAACGCACTGGCGTGAAGTCCGCGCCGCTGGCAGATGCCACCGCTGTGCTGCGGCACAAGCCGCATGGCGTGGTGGCGGTGTTCGGGCCCTACAATTTCCCCGGTCACCTGCCCAACGGGCATATCGTGCCGGCGCTGCTGGCGGGCAACTGCGTGTTGTTCAAGCCCAGCGAGCTGACGCCGAAAGTGGCCGAGTTCACCGTGAAGTGCTGGATCGAGGCGGGGCTGCCGGCCGGCGTGCTCAACCTGTTGCAGGGTGCCCGCGAAACCGGCGTGGCGCTGGCCGCCAATGCGGGGATTGATGGCCTGTTCTTTACCGGCTCCAGTGGCACCGGCAATCAGTTGCACCAGCAGTTCGGCGGTCGTCCGGAGAAGATTCTTGCGCTGGAAATGGGTGGCAACAACCCGCTGCTGGTCGAGCAGGTCGAGGACGTCGAGGCGGCGGTCTACACCATCATCCAGTCGGCGTTTATTTCTGCCGGGCAGCGCTGTACCTGCGCCCGCCGTTTGCTGGTGCCGCAAGGCGCCTGGGGCGATGCCTTGCTGGTGCGGCTGGTTGCCGTGGCCTCTGCGATCAAGGTTGGTGCCTACGATGCACAGCCGGCACCGTTCATGGGTACGCTGATCTCGCTGCCGGCTGTCCGGCAGCTGCTCAAGGCCCAGCAACAGTTGCAGGCCAGCGGCGCCAGCGTGCTGCTGGAAATGACCCAGCCACTTGCCAGCGCTGCCTTGCTCACGCCCGGCATCATCGATGTAACGGCTGTTGCCGGGCGCAATGACGAAGAATTTTTCGGCCCCTTGCTGCAGGTGATTCGCTATGCCGACTTCGCCGCTGGCATGGCCGAGGCCAACAACACTCGTTTCGGTCTGGCTGCCGGCCTGCTCTCGGATTCGCCCGAGCGCTACCAGCAGTTCCTGCTGGAAAGCCGCGCCGGCATCGTCAACTGGAACAAGCAGCTTACCGGTGCCGCCAGCAGCGCACCCTTCGGCGGTATCGGTGCTTCCGGCAATCACCGCGCCAGCGCCTACTACGCTGCAGATTACTGCGCGTATCCGGTGGCTTCGCTGGAAACGGAAAAACTCAGCCTGCCGGCAACCCTGACCCCGGGAGTCAGCCTGTGA
- the astA gene encoding arginine N-succinyltransferase, producing the protein MIVRPVRSSDQQALFDLASSTGAGLTTLPANHERLAHRVSWAEKTFRGEADRADADYLFVLEDDDGRVVGISAIAAAVGKREPWYNFRVGLTVSASQELKIHREIPTLFLANDLTGHSELCSLFLQADSRSGMNGRLLSKARFLFMAEFRSLFGDKVIAEMRGMSDEQGHSPFWESLGRHFFRMEFSQADYLTGVGNKAFIAELMPKFPLYTCFLTEQARATIGRVHPNTEPALAMLKGEGFSYQGYVDIFDAGPAIEAETDRIRAIQNSEILVLAIGTPGEHASPYLIHNRKREDCRITAAAARIASGTLVVDAPTARRLQMTAGAQVRAVPLSARNTH; encoded by the coding sequence ATGATTGTTCGTCCCGTACGCAGCAGTGACCAGCAGGCCCTGTTCGACCTGGCCAGCAGCACCGGCGCCGGCCTGACCACCTTGCCCGCCAACCATGAGCGGCTGGCGCACCGGGTCAGCTGGGCGGAAAAAACCTTCCGTGGCGAGGCTGATCGCGCCGATGCGGACTACCTGTTCGTACTGGAAGATGATGACGGCAGGGTCGTCGGTATCTCCGCCATCGCTGCTGCGGTGGGCAAGCGCGAGCCCTGGTACAACTTCCGTGTCGGGCTGACCGTGAGTGCCTCGCAGGAGCTGAAAATTCATCGCGAAATTCCCACGCTGTTCCTCGCCAATGATCTCACCGGGCACTCCGAACTCTGTTCGTTGTTCCTGCAGGCGGACAGCCGCAGCGGCATGAACGGCCGCCTGTTGTCCAAGGCGCGTTTCCTGTTCATGGCCGAGTTCCGCAGCCTGTTCGGCGACAAGGTGATTGCCGAGATGCGCGGCATGTCGGACGAGCAGGGCCATTCACCGTTCTGGGAAAGTCTCGGGCGGCACTTCTTCCGGATGGAGTTCAGTCAGGCGGATTACCTTACCGGGGTCGGCAACAAGGCCTTCATTGCCGAGCTGATGCCGAAGTTCCCGCTCTATACCTGTTTTCTTACCGAGCAGGCGCGCGCCACCATCGGCCGTGTGCACCCCAATACCGAACCGGCGCTGGCCATGCTCAAGGGCGAGGGTTTCAGCTATCAGGGCTACGTGGATATTTTCGATGCCGGGCCGGCGATCGAAGCCGAAACCGACCGCATACGGGCTATCCAGAATAGCGAAATCCTGGTGCTGGCGATTGGCACACCCGGCGAGCATGCCTCGCCCTATCTGATCCACAACCGCAAGCGCGAAGACTGCCGCATCACCGCTGCTGCGGCGCGCATTGCCAGCGGCACACTGGTGGTCGATGCACCGACTGCCAGACGCCTGCAAATGACTGCGGGAGCCCAGGTCCGGGCGGTGCCGCTCTCTGCGAGGAATACCCACTGA
- the cmk gene encoding (d)CMP kinase yields the protein MSPKVIAIDGPSGSGKGTIAGLLARQLGWKLLDSGALYRLLAFAARNHGISLNNEEALKTLAAHLDVQFFAEDGGQRIVLEGEEVTDLIRTEQVGDGASQVAALPCVREALLQRQRDFLDEQGLVADGRDMGTVVFPRAPLKVFLTAGAEERARRRFQQLKDKGEDVTLASLLDEIRTRDERDTQRAVSPLKPAADAIVLDSTELSIEQVLERILSEVARRDITG from the coding sequence ATGAGCCCGAAAGTGATAGCGATTGACGGCCCGAGCGGTTCCGGCAAGGGCACGATTGCCGGCCTGCTGGCCCGCCAGCTGGGCTGGAAGTTGCTCGACTCGGGGGCTTTGTATCGCTTGCTGGCGTTTGCTGCGCGCAATCACGGCATTAGTTTGAACAACGAAGAAGCGCTCAAGACTCTGGCCGCACACCTGGACGTGCAGTTCTTTGCCGAAGACGGCGGTCAGCGCATTGTGCTCGAGGGCGAGGAGGTTACCGACCTGATTCGCACCGAGCAGGTTGGCGATGGCGCATCCCAGGTAGCCGCCTTGCCTTGCGTGCGAGAGGCGCTGTTGCAGCGCCAGCGGGACTTTCTCGATGAGCAGGGATTGGTGGCGGATGGCCGGGACATGGGCACCGTGGTGTTTCCCCGGGCCCCGCTCAAGGTTTTCCTTACCGCAGGTGCTGAAGAGCGCGCGCGCCGGCGCTTCCAGCAGTTGAAAGACAAGGGTGAGGATGTTACCCTTGCGAGTCTGCTTGATGAGATTCGGACGCGCGATGAGCGCGATACCCAGCGCGCAGTTTCACCGCTGAAACCGGCGGCTGATGCGATAGTGCTGGACTCCACCGAGCTTTCCATCGAGCAGGTGCTGGAACGCATCCTGAGTGAAGTCGCCCGACGCGATATCACCGGATGA
- the rpsA gene encoding 30S ribosomal protein S1, translating to MSESFAELFEESLKSLDMQPGAIITGIIVDIDGDWVTVHAGLKSEGVIPLEQFYNDAGELTIKVGDEVHVAMDAVDDGFGETKLSREKAKRAECWIVLEAAFAAEEVVTGVINGKVKGGFTVDVNGIRAFLPGSLVDVRPVRDTTHLEGKELEFKVIKLDQKRNNVVVSRRSVLEAENSAERDALLENLQEGQQIKGIVKNLTDYGAFVDLGGVDGLLHITDMAWKRIKHPSEIVNVGDEIDVKVLKYDRERNRVSLGLKQLGEDPWVAIKARYPEGTRVTAKVTNLTDYGCFAELEEGVEGLVHVSEMDWTNKNIHPSKVVQVGDEVDVQVLDIDEERRRISLGIKQCKSNPWEDFSGSFNKGDKISGTIKSITDFGIFIGLEGGIDGLVHLSDISWHEVGEEAVRRFKKGDELETVILSVDPERERISLGIKQMEDDPFSNYVAVNDKGTIIRGIVKEVDAKGAVITLAEGIEAVLKASEISRDRVEDARNVLKEGEEIEAKIISVDRKSRVISLSVKSKDVDDEKDAMKELRKQETESAGPTTIGDLIRAQMGNQNN from the coding sequence ATGAGCGAAAGCTTTGCCGAACTATTTGAAGAAAGCCTGAAGTCCCTTGACATGCAGCCCGGTGCAATCATCACCGGCATCATCGTCGACATCGACGGTGACTGGGTCACCGTGCATGCCGGACTGAAATCCGAAGGCGTTATCCCGCTCGAGCAGTTCTATAACGACGCTGGCGAACTGACCATCAAGGTCGGTGACGAAGTCCACGTTGCGATGGATGCGGTAGATGATGGCTTTGGTGAAACCAAACTGTCCCGCGAGAAGGCCAAGCGTGCCGAGTGCTGGATTGTTCTGGAAGCAGCTTTCGCCGCAGAGGAAGTGGTTACGGGCGTTATCAACGGTAAGGTTAAGGGCGGCTTTACAGTCGACGTTAACGGCATCCGTGCGTTCCTGCCAGGTTCTCTGGTCGATGTCCGTCCGGTGCGTGATACCACTCACCTGGAAGGTAAAGAACTCGAATTCAAGGTCATCAAGCTCGACCAGAAGCGCAACAACGTTGTGGTTTCCCGTCGCAGTGTCCTGGAAGCGGAAAACAGCGCCGAGCGCGATGCTCTGCTGGAAAATCTGCAGGAAGGCCAGCAAATCAAAGGTATCGTCAAGAACCTCACCGACTACGGTGCGTTTGTTGACCTGGGCGGCGTTGATGGTCTGCTGCACATCACCGATATGGCCTGGAAGCGCATCAAGCATCCGTCCGAGATCGTCAATGTTGGCGACGAGATCGACGTCAAGGTTCTGAAGTACGATCGCGAGCGCAACCGCGTTTCCCTCGGCCTCAAGCAGCTGGGCGAAGATCCATGGGTTGCTATCAAGGCGCGTTACCCAGAAGGCACCCGTGTTACCGCCAAAGTCACCAACCTCACCGACTACGGCTGCTTTGCCGAGCTGGAAGAGGGTGTTGAAGGTCTGGTACACGTTTCCGAAATGGACTGGACCAACAAGAACATTCACCCGTCGAAAGTGGTTCAGGTTGGCGACGAAGTGGACGTTCAGGTTCTCGACATCGACGAAGAGCGCCGCCGCATCTCCCTGGGTATCAAGCAGTGCAAGTCCAACCCGTGGGAAGACTTCTCCGGCAGCTTCAACAAGGGCGACAAGATCTCCGGCACCATCAAGTCGATCACCGATTTCGGTATCTTCATTGGTCTGGAAGGCGGCATCGACGGACTGGTTCACCTGTCCGACATCTCCTGGCACGAAGTCGGTGAAGAGGCCGTGCGCCGCTTCAAGAAAGGCGACGAGCTGGAAACCGTCATTCTCTCCGTAGATCCGGAGCGTGAGCGCATCTCCCTCGGCATCAAGCAGATGGAAGACGATCCGTTCTCCAACTACGTAGCTGTCAACGACAAGGGCACCATCATCCGCGGTATCGTCAAGGAAGTTGACGCCAAGGGTGCGGTAATTACCCTGGCCGAAGGCATCGAGGCTGTACTCAAGGCTTCCGAAATCAGCCGTGACCGTGTCGAAGACGCGCGCAACGTGCTGAAAGAAGGCGAAGAGATCGAAGCCAAGATCATCAGCGTCGATCGCAAGAGCCGCGTTATCAGCCTCTCGGTCAAGTCGAAAGACGTGGACGACGAGAAAGATGCGATGAAGGAACTGCGCAAGCAGGAAACCGAAAGCGCCGGTCCGACCACCATTGGTGATCTGATCCGTGCCCAGATGGGCAACCAGAACAACTGA
- the ihfB gene encoding integration host factor subunit beta encodes MTKSELIERIVESQVQLSSKDVELAIKTMLEQMSQALSTGDRIEIRGFGSFSLHFRAPRVGRNPKTGESVRLEGKYVPHFKPGKELRDRVNDD; translated from the coding sequence ATGACCAAGTCGGAACTGATCGAGCGCATTGTCGAGAGTCAGGTACAGCTTTCATCCAAGGATGTGGAGCTCGCCATCAAAACCATGCTCGAACAGATGTCTCAAGCCTTATCAACCGGCGATCGCATCGAGATACGCGGCTTTGGCAGCTTTTCCCTGCATTTTCGTGCGCCACGCGTAGGTCGCAACCCCAAGACCGGCGAGTCTGTCCGTCTCGAAGGCAAGTACGTACCGCATTTCAAACCGGGCAAAGAGTTGCGCGACCGCGTCAACGACGACTAA